A genomic stretch from Anaerococcus mediterraneensis includes:
- a CDS encoding electron transfer flavoprotein subunit beta/FixA family protein: MNIFVCAKQVPDTNEIKIDPVTNTLIRKGVPSILNTYDAFALEQALKLKDKNPEIKITVISMGPPQAESMLRDCLAVGANNAYLVTDRKFGGSDTLATSYIISEAIKKVAETEGQPDLVFCGLQAIDGDTAQVGPEIAEHLDLPQVTYAYTTELNDEGIKVLQEVEGGAQNIQCTLPALVTFTKYGDEELRYPKIKDKLKAKKAEIKQITLEELAGSIDESKIGLNGSPTRVKKSYTPEVKKEGKIFENLEASEAAQQLLEELYDKKLI, from the coding sequence ATGAATATTTTCGTATGTGCTAAACAAGTTCCAGACACTAATGAGATCAAGATAGATCCAGTTACTAACACTCTTATAAGAAAAGGTGTTCCAAGTATCTTAAATACTTATGATGCTTTTGCTCTAGAGCAAGCCTTAAAATTAAAAGATAAAAATCCTGAAATTAAAATAACAGTTATTTCAATGGGACCTCCTCAAGCAGAGTCTATGCTTAGAGATTGTTTAGCAGTTGGTGCAAACAATGCATATTTAGTAACTGATAGAAAATTTGGTGGATCAGACACACTAGCAACAAGCTACATTATATCTGAAGCTATTAAAAAAGTTGCAGAAACAGAAGGTCAACCTGACTTGGTATTCTGTGGACTTCAAGCTATAGATGGTGATACTGCACAAGTAGGACCAGAAATAGCTGAGCACCTTGACCTACCACAAGTAACATATGCTTACACAACAGAACTAAACGACGAAGGAATCAAGGTTCTACAAGAGGTAGAAGGTGGAGCACAAAATATTCAATGTACATTACCAGCCCTAGTTACCTTTACAAAATATGGAGATGAAGAGCTTAGATATCCAAAAATCAAAGATAAACTAAAAGCTAAAAAAGCTGAGATTAAGCAAATCACTCTTGAAGAACTTGCTGGAAGTATAGACGAAAGTAAGATTGGTCTAAATGGATCACCTACTAGAGTTAAAAAATCTTATACTCCAGAAGTTAAAAAAGAAGGTAAAATATTTGAAAA
- a CDS encoding acyl-CoA dehydrogenase, with protein MYKLSEEQLEMQKMFRDFAEKEVAPKAIDVDENHRFPEENVKKMQELGFFGIPFPEEVGGIGLDTLTYVLCVEELSKACATTGVIVSAHTSLGTDCINKFGNEEQKEKYLVPLASGEKLGAFALTEPDAGTDASGQKTVAVKDGDEYVLNGSKVFITNAGYADIYVVFAMTDKSQGTKGISAFIVEKGTPGFDFGAIEDKMGIKGSSTMELVFRDCRIPAANLLGEEGKGFKYAMQTLDGGRIGIAAQALGIAEGALNKAIKYVKERQQFGRPIAKFQNTQFKLAEMAIDIESARHLVYKAACLKDAGESYSIAAAEAKLKAARVAMDVTTKAVQLFGGYGYIKEYEVERMMRDAKITEIYEGTSEVMLMVVSGALLR; from the coding sequence ATGTATAAATTATCAGAAGAACAATTAGAAATGCAGAAAATGTTTAGAGACTTCGCAGAAAAAGAAGTAGCTCCAAAAGCTATAGACGTTGACGAGAATCACAGATTCCCAGAAGAAAACGTTAAAAAAATGCAAGAACTTGGCTTCTTTGGAATACCTTTCCCAGAAGAAGTAGGTGGTATTGGTCTAGATACTCTTACATACGTACTTTGCGTTGAAGAATTATCAAAAGCTTGTGCTACAACAGGTGTTATCGTTTCAGCTCACACATCACTAGGTACAGATTGTATTAACAAATTCGGTAATGAAGAACAAAAAGAAAAATACTTAGTTCCACTTGCTTCAGGTGAAAAACTAGGTGCATTTGCACTTACAGAACCAGATGCTGGTACAGATGCCTCAGGTCAAAAAACTGTAGCTGTTAAAGATGGTGATGAATACGTTCTTAACGGTTCAAAAGTCTTTATTACAAATGCTGGTTATGCTGATATTTATGTAGTATTTGCTATGACAGATAAATCTCAAGGTACAAAAGGTATCTCAGCATTTATAGTAGAAAAAGGTACACCAGGATTTGACTTTGGTGCAATCGAAGACAAAATGGGTATCAAAGGTTCTTCAACAATGGAATTAGTATTCAGAGATTGTAGAATCCCAGCTGCAAACTTACTTGGCGAAGAAGGAAAAGGCTTTAAATATGCTATGCAAACACTTGATGGTGGTAGAATTGGTATAGCAGCTCAAGCTCTTGGTATAGCTGAAGGCGCACTAAACAAAGCAATCAAATATGTTAAAGAACGTCAACAATTTGGTAGACCAATAGCTAAATTCCAAAATACACAATTTAAACTTGCTGAAATGGCTATAGATATAGAAAGTGCTCGTCACTTAGTATATAAAGCAGCTTGCTTAAAAGATGCTGGTGAAAGCTACTCAATTGCAGCAGCAGAAGCTAAACTAAAAGCAGCAAGAGTTGCTATGGATGTTACAACAAAAGCAGTTCAATTATTTGGTGGATACGGCTATATTAAAGAATATGAAGTAGAAAGAATGATGAGAGATGCAAAAATTACAGAAATCTATGAAGGTACTTCAGAGGTTATGTTAATGGTTGTATCTGGCGCACTTTTAAGATAA
- a CDS encoding FAD-binding oxidoreductase, with the protein MTNYNKVNEEIVSKLKDSVSGKVFFGDEINEDYFHDEMPIYGSYKPEVLIEAESTQDVSNILKICNENKIPVLARGAGSGLVGSGVAVSGGVMIDMQGMNEIIEYDLDNMVVRVQPGVLLNDLAEDCLSQGYLYPPDPGEKFATLGGNVSTNAGGMRAVKYGTTRDYVRAMEVVLPTGEITHFGAVVSKTSTGYSLKDLMIGSEGTLGIITELTLKIVPKADYTVSLIVPFESLEACISTVPVLFRSHLKPQAIEFMERKIILASEKYIGKETFAKNIDGTDVNAYLLITFDGDNEDEIDTLMEKAAEVLVENGAIDVFVADTPAAIKDAWAARSSFLEAIESQYKLVDECDVVVPINRIADYMTYVNEVGENYDFDVQSFGHAGDGNLHIYTVSNDEENIEEFRNQVDSFLTEIYEKAYEFGGQLSGEHGIGHGKLSYLKQFEGDLNTDLMRGIKKVFDPNMILNPGKVVSAE; encoded by the coding sequence ATGACTAATTACAACAAAGTAAATGAAGAAATCGTATCCAAACTAAAAGATTCTGTTTCTGGAAAAGTTTTTTTTGGAGATGAAATCAACGAGGATTATTTCCATGATGAGATGCCTATTTATGGTTCTTATAAACCAGAAGTTTTAATCGAGGCTGAATCAACACAAGATGTTTCAAATATTCTAAAAATTTGTAACGAAAACAAGATCCCTGTTTTAGCTCGTGGTGCTGGTTCTGGTCTAGTTGGTTCTGGTGTTGCTGTATCTGGTGGTGTTATGATTGACATGCAAGGCATGAATGAGATTATCGAATACGACCTAGATAACATGGTAGTTAGAGTTCAACCAGGTGTTTTATTAAATGACTTAGCTGAAGACTGCTTATCTCAAGGATATCTATACCCACCTGATCCAGGTGAAAAATTTGCTACACTTGGTGGTAACGTATCAACAAATGCTGGTGGTATGAGAGCTGTTAAATATGGTACAACCAGAGACTATGTTAGAGCTATGGAAGTTGTTTTGCCAACTGGTGAAATTACACACTTTGGTGCAGTTGTATCTAAAACATCAACTGGTTATTCACTAAAAGACCTTATGATTGGTTCTGAAGGTACTCTAGGTATAATCACAGAGCTTACACTAAAGATAGTTCCAAAAGCTGATTACACAGTAAGTCTTATCGTTCCTTTCGAATCTCTAGAAGCTTGTATATCTACAGTTCCAGTTCTATTTAGATCTCACTTAAAACCACAAGCTATCGAGTTTATGGAAAGAAAGATCATTCTTGCATCAGAAAAATATATAGGTAAAGAAACATTTGCTAAAAATATAGATGGTACAGATGTCAATGCTTACCTACTTATCACTTTCGACGGAGATAACGAAGACGAAATCGATACTCTAATGGAAAAAGCTGCAGAAGTTCTAGTAGAAAATGGTGCTATAGACGTATTTGTAGCCGACACACCTGCTGCAATCAAAGACGCTTGGGCAGCAAGAAGCTCTTTCCTAGAAGCTATCGAGTCACAATACAAATTAGTTGACGAATGTGACGTTGTTGTTCCAATCAATAGAATTGCAGACTATATGACATACGTTAATGAAGTTGGTGAAAACTACGACTTTGATGTTCAATCATTTGGTCACGCAGGAGACGGCAACCTTCATATCTACACTGTATCAAACGATGAGGAAAATATCGAAGAATTTAGAAACCAAGTCGATAGTTTCTTAACCGAAATTTATGAAAAAGCTTACGAATTTGGCGGACAATTATCTGGTGAACACGGAATTGGTCACGGTAAACTTTCTTATCTAAAACAATTCGAAGGAGATCTCAATACAGACCTAATGAGAGGTATCAAGAAAGTATTTGATCCAAATATGATCTTAAACCCAGGCAAAGTAGTTTCTGCCGAATAA
- a CDS encoding CidA/LrgA family protein — protein sequence MKYLKEFVILCLCLFLGVITRRIINFPVPEAVYGMLYLFLALKFNILKTEDVKTTSDGILSNLAFLFVPVGVGILGNYDVIKGKVLIIVLLVVIGTAITMGLTGTIVQLLQRRK from the coding sequence ATGAAATATCTAAAAGAATTTGTCATCTTGTGTTTATGCCTATTTTTAGGCGTAATCACAAGAAGGATAATTAACTTCCCTGTGCCAGAAGCAGTTTATGGAATGCTTTATTTATTCCTAGCACTTAAATTTAACATTTTAAAAACAGAAGATGTTAAAACTACAAGTGATGGAATTTTATCTAACCTAGCATTTCTCTTTGTACCTGTTGGTGTAGGCATCCTTGGTAACTACGATGTTATAAAAGGAAAAGTTCTTATTATAGTTCTACTTGTTGTTATAGGTACAGCTATTACTATGGGACTTACAGGCACTATAGTACAACTATTACAAAGGAGGAAATAA
- a CDS encoding LrgB family protein, whose protein sequence is MLDNQYFGIILSFAAYEIGKWINSKVKSPIANPLLLAILIIIGFLAATGIPYEYYKKGGDFIAFFIGPATVAMVIDLYLNLDTLKKNLLPVLVGVICGSIISMILAAILAKVFGIGADLVPSLVPQSITTAIAISLSGEYNGLVGLTAIAVVIRGVTGAVIAPFIVKLFRIKDPVAQGVAIGTASHAVGTSEARKMGEVQGALSGLSIAIAGLVTVLLMPLAIMFVNMIF, encoded by the coding sequence ATTTTAGACAACCAATACTTTGGTATAATTCTATCCTTCGCTGCTTATGAAATTGGAAAATGGATCAATTCTAAAGTAAAAAGTCCTATAGCTAACCCTCTCCTACTTGCTATACTTATCATAATTGGATTTTTAGCCGCAACAGGTATCCCTTATGAGTATTATAAAAAAGGTGGAGACTTTATAGCTTTCTTTATAGGACCAGCTACAGTAGCCATGGTTATAGACTTATATCTAAACCTAGATACTTTAAAGAAAAATCTCCTTCCAGTTTTAGTCGGAGTAATTTGTGGATCAATCATTTCAATGATTCTTGCTGCTATACTTGCAAAAGTATTTGGCATTGGCGCAGATTTAGTTCCATCTCTAGTTCCTCAATCAATAACAACAGCTATAGCTATTTCCTTATCAGGTGAATACAATGGTCTTGTTGGACTAACTGCCATAGCAGTAGTTATTAGAGGAGTAACAGGCGCAGTAATCGCTCCATTTATTGTAAAATTATTTAGAATCAAAGACCCAGTTGCCCAAGGTGTTGCCATAGGTACAGCAAGCCACGCTGTTGGTACATCAGAAGCTAGAAAAATGGGTGAGGTTCAAGGTGCACTTTCTGGACTTTCTATAGCTATAGCAGGTCTTGTTACAGTACTCCTAATGCCTCTTGCCATCATGTTTGTAAATATGATATTCTAA
- a CDS encoding NifU family protein, which produces MKINKENLNIDHEIIKSIGQYIKPVLNSHGGDLSIKSFEDGILTISLLGACKNCLSAQFTSEDLIKNTLIEKFPEKIKDVRIYNDVDEDMWDFAKKILRKDD; this is translated from the coding sequence ATGAAAATAAATAAGGAAAATCTAAATATAGACCATGAAATAATTAAGTCAATAGGTCAATATATAAAACCTGTGCTAAATTCACATGGGGGAGACTTGTCAATAAAATCTTTTGAGGATGGTATATTGACAATAAGCCTACTGGGTGCCTGTAAAAACTGCCTATCAGCCCAGTTTACATCAGAAGATCTTATAAAAAATACTTTGATAGAAAAATTCCCAGAAAAAATAAAAGATGTCAGGATTTATAATGATGTAGATGAGGATATGTGGGATTTTGCAAAGAAAATCTTAAGAAAAGATGACTGA
- a CDS encoding 4-hydroxyphenylacetate 3-hydroxylase family protein has protein sequence MTLMTGEQYLESLRKLDLKVYMFGELVENPVDHPIIRPSMNSVAMTYDLAFDPEFEDLLTTTSHLTGEKINRFTHIHHSTDDLVKKIKMQRLLGQKTASCFQRCVGMDAFNAIYSTTYEMDKEYGTDYHERFKKYMIKVQKEDLTIDGAMTDPKGDRGLSPSQQEDPDMYLRIKEVREDGIIVRGAKAHQTGSINSHEHLVMPTIAMREEDKDYAVSFAVPSDAEGVFMIYGRQSCDTRKLEDGADMDLGNNTFGGQEALVIFDDVFVPNERVFMCKEWKYSGMLVERFAGFHRQSYACKTGVGDVLIGAAALAADYNGVPKASHIKDKLIEMQHLNETMWACSLACSYEGSKTESGAYLIDLLLANVCKQNVTRFPYEISRLAEDIAGGLMVTMPSEADFRGEITGPWVEKFLKGASGVSTENRMRLMRLIENITLGTAAVGYRTESMHGAGSPQAQRIMIARQGNLPLKKEMAKKIAHINDDENK, from the coding sequence ATGACATTAATGACAGGTGAACAGTATTTAGAAAGTTTGAGAAAATTAGATTTAAAGGTTTATATGTTTGGTGAGCTTGTAGAAAATCCGGTAGACCATCCGATCATAAGACCTTCGATGAATTCTGTGGCTATGACCTATGATTTAGCTTTCGATCCAGAGTTTGAAGACCTGCTTACAACTACAAGTCATTTGACTGGAGAAAAAATAAATAGATTTACCCATATCCACCATAGTACAGATGACCTTGTCAAAAAAATAAAGATGCAGAGATTATTGGGTCAAAAGACTGCTAGCTGTTTTCAAAGATGTGTTGGAATGGATGCCTTCAATGCAATTTATTCTACTACATATGAGATGGACAAGGAATATGGAACTGATTATCATGAAAGATTTAAAAAATATATGATAAAAGTCCAAAAAGAAGACCTAACTATAGACGGGGCAATGACAGATCCAAAAGGTGACAGGGGACTTAGTCCATCCCAGCAAGAAGACCCTGATATGTATCTAAGGATAAAAGAAGTTAGGGAAGATGGGATCATAGTTAGGGGAGCAAAAGCCCACCAAACTGGATCTATAAACTCACACGAGCACTTAGTTATGCCTACAATCGCAATGAGAGAAGAGGACAAAGACTACGCAGTTTCTTTTGCCGTTCCATCCGATGCAGAAGGAGTATTTATGATCTATGGTAGACAATCTTGTGATACTAGAAAACTAGAAGATGGGGCAGATATGGACCTAGGCAACAATACCTTTGGAGGTCAAGAAGCTCTTGTAATCTTTGATGATGTTTTTGTACCAAATGAGAGAGTCTTCATGTGTAAAGAGTGGAAATACTCTGGCATGCTTGTAGAAAGATTTGCAGGATTCCATAGACAATCCTATGCTTGTAAAACAGGTGTGGGTGATGTTTTAATCGGTGCGGCTGCACTAGCTGCTGATTATAATGGAGTACCTAAAGCAAGTCACATAAAAGATAAACTAATCGAAATGCAACACCTAAATGAAACAATGTGGGCTTGTTCATTAGCTTGTTCATACGAGGGTAGTAAGACAGAATCAGGAGCTTATCTGATAGACCTACTTTTAGCCAATGTTTGTAAGCAAAACGTAACAAGGTTCCCTTATGAGATCTCTAGACTTGCAGAAGATATAGCTGGAGGCTTAATGGTAACCATGCCATCAGAAGCTGATTTTAGGGGAGAGATCACCGGTCCATGGGTAGAAAAATTCCTCAAAGGAGCTTCAGGAGTGTCAACAGAAAATAGGATGAGACTGATGAGGCTTATAGAAAATATAACTCTTGGAACAGCGGCTGTAGGTTACAGGACAGAGTCAATGCACGGAGCAGGCTCTCCACAAGCTCAGAGAATAATGATAGCTAGACAAGGCAACCTACCACTTAAGAAAGAAATGGCTAAAAAGATTGCCCATATCAATGATGATGAAAATAAATAA
- a CDS encoding GntP family permease, which produces MLSVLGIFVGLVLLVFFAFRGASLVWAAPICALIVALSGGLDLYQAYTDTYMQGFIGFTKSWFPTFMISAIFGRILEVSGGAQSLTQWIVKKLGADKAILISMVSGGILAYGGISGFVIIFTMYPVVINLFKSGNIPNRLIPATIMVGAFQFAMSAPGAPTIQNLIPMEYFGTTAMAAPILGFISVALMFVLAYIWLEYRVKKLRANGEHFTEPERKVSEIPEADLPNPITSTLLPFILILITLNVLKKPIEIALLVGVVVAMIFNYTYIIKQNDTVFNVFNIGSRSAISAIINTSAAVGFGTVVKTSPGFQHLVDIVINIGGHPIFGLMIAVNILAAATGSASGGLAIALDALGAHYVQIAQAQGLNIAVFHRVATLSCGGLNTMPHDGAVVTYLDYCGINHKSGFFDMFITSGLIPILVSILAAVIYIVFGIV; this is translated from the coding sequence ATGTTAAGCGTACTTGGAATATTTGTAGGTCTAGTACTACTGGTGTTTTTTGCATTCAGAGGTGCAAGTCTGGTATGGGCAGCACCAATTTGTGCATTAATAGTAGCATTATCAGGCGGGCTGGACCTATATCAGGCATATACAGATACATATATGCAGGGCTTTATTGGATTTACAAAATCTTGGTTTCCAACATTTATGATCAGTGCAATTTTTGGTAGGATTCTGGAGGTATCAGGTGGTGCCCAGTCTTTAACCCAATGGATTGTAAAAAAATTGGGAGCTGATAAGGCTATTTTAATATCTATGGTATCAGGTGGAATTTTGGCTTATGGTGGTATATCAGGATTTGTAATAATTTTTACTATGTATCCAGTGGTTATAAATTTATTTAAGTCAGGAAATATACCAAATAGACTTATACCAGCGACAATAATGGTAGGAGCATTTCAATTTGCTATGTCCGCACCGGGAGCACCAACTATTCAAAACTTAATCCCAATGGAGTATTTTGGGACAACAGCAATGGCAGCACCAATTTTAGGATTTATTTCTGTTGCTTTGATGTTTGTTTTAGCATATATATGGTTAGAGTATAGGGTAAAAAAATTAAGGGCTAACGGTGAGCATTTTACAGAACCAGAAAGAAAGGTTTCTGAAATACCAGAAGCTGACCTACCAAACCCAATCACATCTACTTTGTTGCCATTTATTTTGATACTTATAACACTCAATGTATTGAAAAAGCCGATAGAAATCGCTTTGTTGGTTGGTGTCGTTGTAGCTATGATTTTTAATTATACTTACATAATAAAACAAAATGATACAGTATTTAATGTATTTAACATAGGTTCTAGAAGTGCTATATCAGCTATTATAAACACTTCTGCAGCTGTTGGCTTTGGTACCGTTGTCAAGACTTCACCAGGTTTTCAGCACTTAGTAGATATAGTTATAAATATAGGTGGTCATCCAATATTTGGTTTGATGATTGCTGTTAATATCCTTGCTGCAGCCACAGGATCTGCTTCAGGTGGTCTTGCTATTGCCTTAGATGCTTTGGGTGCTCATTATGTACAGATTGCCCAGGCTCAGGGGCTAAATATTGCAGTTTTCCACAGGGTAGCAACTTTATCATGTGGAGGTTTAAACACTATGCCACATGATGGTGCAGTTGTTACCTATCTAGACTATTGTGGCATAAACCACAAGAGCGGTTTTTTTGATATGTTTATAACTTCTGGTTTGATACCGATTTTAGTTTCGATATTGGCAGCGGTTATTTATATTGTTTTTGGTATTGTGTAA
- a CDS encoding MaoC family dehydratase, whose protein sequence is MSLQDYKIGDSYEVSKTISESDVYLFAGITGDLNPAHVNKVKAEEGVFGQRVVHGILTSGLISNALASMIPGSIYVSQQLNFTAPVFFGDTVTARIEVKEYFKDRFLKFETIVTNQDGKEVITGEALLMPPKK, encoded by the coding sequence ATGAGTTTACAAGATTATAAAATAGGTGATTCATATGAAGTTTCTAAAACAATATCTGAATCAGATGTATATTTATTTGCAGGTATAACTGGAGATTTAAACCCAGCTCACGTAAATAAAGTAAAAGCTGAAGAGGGTGTGTTTGGACAAAGAGTTGTACATGGTATTTTGACATCAGGTCTGATCTCAAATGCTCTAGCATCAATGATCCCAGGATCAATTTATGTTAGCCAACAACTTAACTTCACAGCACCAGTATTCTTTGGTGATACTGTAACAGCAAGAATCGAAGTTAAAGAATATTTCAAAGATAGATTCTTAAAGTTTGAAACAATAGTTACAAACCAAGATGGCAAAGAAGTTATAACAGGTGAAGCTTTATTAATGCCTCCAAAAAAATAA
- a CDS encoding GntP family permease, with product MNLSLIGILVGLFLLMFLAFRGHSIIWVAPVAAMVVALMSGYNLFDAYLTDYMTGAGNYVITWFPAFFLGAVYGKIMDATGAARSLANKIISFLGQEWALASVVIPCLLMTYGGISLFVVVFVVYPMGYAIYREANIPRTLLPGAIAFGAFGISMTALPGTPQIQNLIPTKFFGTTAAAAPLFSIVAALLMAVPGYIYLSRRIKKVKASGEGFVEDPKFVQVEFDESKIPSWHWLSGLIPILVVIFMLNIFPKILKSSFGIAWEGNQPIVVALISGILICTLMNANQLKTVMQAINDGANGSILAIMNTACAVGFGSVVKVVPGFATLTDAILKLPGSPLFSLALAVNLLAGATGSASGGLSISLEALAPKYIELAAANNIPVAAMHRIASISCGGLDTLPQNGAVLTLLAVSNCTHKESYKDIAVTTAIIPVVVSLVLGLLGDVIF from the coding sequence ATGAATTTATCGTTAATCGGAATCTTGGTAGGTCTTTTCCTACTAATGTTTCTAGCCTTTAGGGGTCATTCAATAATCTGGGTAGCTCCAGTAGCTGCCATGGTTGTAGCCCTAATGAGTGGTTATAACCTATTTGATGCCTACCTAACAGATTACATGACAGGTGCTGGTAATTATGTAATTACCTGGTTCCCAGCCTTCTTCTTAGGTGCTGTTTATGGTAAGATAATGGATGCAACAGGTGCAGCAAGATCACTTGCTAACAAAATAATCTCATTTTTAGGTCAAGAATGGGCCCTAGCATCTGTAGTCATTCCATGCTTACTAATGACATATGGTGGTATATCACTATTTGTAGTAGTATTCGTTGTTTACCCAATGGGATACGCTATCTACAGAGAAGCAAATATACCTAGAACATTATTGCCAGGTGCAATAGCATTTGGTGCATTTGGTATCTCAATGACAGCTCTACCAGGTACACCACAAATCCAAAACTTAATCCCAACTAAATTCTTTGGTACAACAGCAGCAGCTGCACCATTGTTCTCTATAGTGGCAGCATTGTTGATGGCAGTACCTGGATATATCTACCTAAGCCGTAGGATAAAGAAAGTTAAAGCTAGTGGAGAGGGCTTTGTAGAAGACCCTAAGTTTGTTCAAGTTGAATTTGATGAGTCAAAAATCCCATCATGGCACTGGCTATCTGGATTGATTCCAATCTTAGTTGTTATATTTATGCTAAACATATTCCCAAAAATACTTAAATCAAGCTTTGGTATAGCATGGGAAGGTAACCAACCAATAGTTGTAGCTCTTATCAGCGGTATTTTAATTTGTACCTTGATGAATGCTAACCAACTAAAAACAGTTATGCAAGCTATCAACGATGGAGCTAATGGTTCAATACTAGCTATAATGAATACTGCTTGTGCAGTAGGATTTGGTTCTGTAGTTAAAGTAGTGCCAGGATTTGCTACATTGACAGATGCAATATTAAAACTTCCTGGATCACCATTATTCTCACTAGCCCTAGCAGTTAACTTACTAGCAGGTGCTACAGGTTCTGCATCAGGTGGTCTATCTATATCTCTAGAAGCTCTTGCACCAAAATATATAGAACTAGCAGCAGCTAATAATATACCAGTTGCAGCAATGCACAGGATCGCATCTATCTCTTGTGGTGGTCTAGATACACTTCCACAAAACGGTGCAGTTCTTACATTACTAGCAGTTTCTAACTGTACACACAAAGAATCATACAAGGATATAGCTGTAACAACCGCTATAATCCCAGTAGTAGTTTCCCTAGTATTAGGTCTTTTAGGAGACGTAATATTCTAG